The stretch of DNA GAGCTCTGAAACAGTttgataaatattatatattggcAAGTGATTATATGAGCATTAATAAACAATATTCCCTCAGTGGGGTGTATGGTTAGCAATCCGCACACCCTGGGACTCCTACAAAGAGCTGTCACAGTGAGGGATTCTCACAGAAATGGGTTCATACTATGCCAGTAGAGGGAGCAATAATACTGGCTTTCATTCAGAATTATGCATTTGtctgatatatacaggtatattatccggaaacctgttatccagaaagttccaaactacagaaaggccatctccccatATACCAtagaccttgtacttgatcccaactgagatataattaatccttataggagccaagacaaaatgttatttaattaatgtttaaataatttttttagtagacttaagggatggagatctgaattacggaaggtctcttatccagagaaccccaggttcctagcattctggataacagatcccatacctatatagttGGTTTGACACCATAGGCAAACACACATCTGTTTTACCTTTCAACCTCTCTCGCATATCCACATATTCCATGGTTTCTTCTTGTTATTACTAAGACAATGACCAAAGGGCAATAATTCTTTCTCAGGGTTATTGTAGACAGTGATATCATCAGGCAAAGAACTGAAATAGCCATTTGCACAGAGTGTGGGTGTGACAGCAGCCTTATTTACAGAAAGCATTCTAAGCACGGTGTCTGTTacaaaataaaagggaaagtaaagtgaCTGGTAccagtatattaatatatataaagtgcttttatttttggtGCAAATGGTCTTTTAAATGTCACTGGCTCCTTGTTGGTTTCTTACTTACACAGGTGGGATAAACAGAATGTGTTCTATTGGCCTCAATTCCCTGACCACAACATTGTCATTGAAACTAAGATACTGGCTCGCTTGACCCAATTTACTGCAACTTGCAAGGTACAGTGCTTGTATTTTAGTGCATTGGGAACAATTCCTGCAGAAATTACAGTTCAGCTACAATTACATTGGAttacttggaaaaaaaacatggcaactggcTTCTGTACAAATTGCTGTTAGCACACTGTATGGCTTTCTTAATGTAAATGATGTTTTTCTCTCATTCTTGCCCTTTAATGATTTCAGATACAGGCATTTCTGCCTAATGATCCCCAGGTTGCATATAGGGAACATTCACACATAGGGAAAACCTCTGTCTGCTGGAAACATCTAAGGGGTCAATTATAACCTtggagcagtgtgcaaagtgtagaAGGCACTAGGGGGGTGCAAGTGCACTAAGGGGTGTGAGGGGGCTGCTCCTACCTTGGGTGCCTGAATGATCAATGAAGAAGGGAGGGGGTTGTCTGAGTGTCCCCCTCCGCCTGCCCATCATGAATGGAAATGCTGCCTAATGCAGGCTGGGTTCCATTCTGGGCACAGTCTCTAGGTCTCTGTGCTTTTGCACAATGGCCCCCAAAGGGTAACAAAAATGGCcaactgtgtggggcattgtaacTGGACCCAACTGTTTTCACCACCTGCAGGTCTCAGTGCCCTGTGTTGGAGAGCAGAGCCCTATAGATGCCCtgaaatttcccagggtgcaagtgCATGTTAGATGAGAATTAGGAGGTGCGCACTTGCTCCCCTTAGTGTTCTACCGACTTGCATCCCAGGGGGAAAGGCAAGTAAACCTTACCGTTCATTTCAGTTCATAGTGCTGCAACTTAATAACACACGGAATGGAATGGTGACAACTGCTGAGCGGCAAAAACCACACATAGATAAACAGAATGTAAGGAAGGAAATAATGCACCCTGTGTGGGTACGGAGGCTGCTCACAGGATCCTGTAAATGTGTAAAACAGTGCTGTTCACAAGCTTTTGGGCAAGATTAGTGGCTCATTTCTGCCGCCTCGGGTATGGCGTGGGCCGAGTGATGGAAAGAACAACATATATAGtataataatgtttattaaaCACAAAAGTAATATACTTACAAATGCCTGAGAAGAAAACAGCACATAATAGAATAAGGCATGGATacctaaaaaaaggaaaattgtatcatacttaccgtgattttgctttcctggccactccatgtcaaggttaaaagtgttgacatggagtggccagggaaaCCTGAAAATCCACCTTAATTGGAGGAAAAGTGTGATAAAGAAATAGTTTTATACAGTGTCCATGGCTTCGCAATACAGGCTACAGCATCAAATATGACTCTATATATATGTTTTCTAGGGAACCAGGAACAAAATCTGGGAAAATATGAAATGGGCGGTATCTAAAATTGGGGAATTATTGTAAAAACTACAACAACTGCGTCAActacaacaaaaaatataaaatgcaggaaaagttCCTGGAGGCAAACAGGGTTTTTTAAGGAAAATTATGAATTAATTTAAACAACAACTTGGGAACATGAAGCCGCTTTATGTACAtggaatataaatacataaacaggCTCACTGACAAAAGCATACAGTCAGTATtgcctacagcagggatccccaaccttttatacccgtgagccacatttaaatggaaaaagtgttggggagcaacacaagcatgaaaaaggttcctgggggtgcaaatatagagctataattggctactaaatagcccctatgtggactggcagcctacagaaggcttttttggtttttatgcaaccaaaacttgccttcttaccataaatttttaaaaaagcacctgatttgaggccactgggagcaacacccaaggggttggtgagcaacatgttgcccctgagccactggttggggatcactggcctacagGATGGGTGCAACTTACATGTAAGTGAATGGCATTTCTGTTCCTATTAGTGCCCCTTGGGTCATAAATGAGCATCTCCGGCCCTATACTGTCACTTGGCTGGAACAACAATATCCTTCCTAAATATCCCAGTTTGTTACTgcccataaataataataacgatAAGCCGCCCCCGTCTGTAGGAACATATGAGACAGGTACTTGTGTCCTGTACTGACCACACGTGGGTTTCCTGTTAGATTATGTCTTTTCATTTGAAGATGGCAATGACAGAACGCACCTACTTCTTATGCACGGCTTCTTTTATTCTGGTTTTAGGTAAATatcttactttttaaaaaatcttagCCTATATTTTAAATCTGTGAACTTGGGGGACTGTCAAGATTTTGACCAAATATTTAGCGTTTCTGGGTACACTGTGCTGGACACATGTCACGGGGTATATAGAGTGTTgatcctggggctgctgctgcccccactctccccccAGAGGGGGCTGCagtgctagtgcagagagcgctattgcactcttgtatttgttttagaaaacaaacatttggctcttaaagttagccgaggcagctttttgccaccctggtaactggccgctcactgccgcctgaggcaaggttctcccCGGGTATTTATTGAAGTGGGACAGCTAAAAGCGTATGGGTCCTGGTAGAAATCATGGTTCAGGGATCCTCAACTAATGTATTTCTTTAACTATATACTAAATAAAGGCTCACTCTGTCTCTCATTATAGGCTTCTTTGTTTACCTTTTTGGGTTCTTCTTATTGAAATGGGGTCCAAGGCAGTAAGGGGCAAAACAGAGCAGATCATTTTGCCTGTGACCCCAGGCTCAGTATTGCAACCCCACCTTAAAATGATCCACTAGTGGCTTTAATACGAGGCCTCTTGACTTCCCCGGCTCCTTTTACCTTGGGCACTTTTCTGATTTACACTTCTTTCTCTCTACATGGGCAGTTTTACATCTTACATAGTTTTTGGTTAGTCTGCAGGTAAAGGGTAAGTAATCCTGCTCTGTGTCTTGTAAAATGTTGGTCTGGTTCtcagtgtacagtatatataggagaAGACAGGTGAGCACCAGGAATGATATATAGTGGGTCCTACACCGTTTAGCTGGACTCCTGTGCATGGGCTGCAGGGACTCAGTTGGAAGTTCCATTAGGATGAGATTTAGGAACAATACCTATTGGTTATAATGCTTAATTTATTAGATACAAGGTAATGCTTATTGTGCCATTATACCTTTCTTTTTAGGGGCCACAGCAGCGCATGAACTGATCACTTATGAGAATGCTACATCAGGCACCATAGGTCAGTCTGTGCTCCTGCCCATCTCCTATAGGCTCGCCCGTCAGTTTGCCAGTTATACCATCCAATGGGAGACAGGCAACTGGACCATTCTGTACTACAGAGTAACAAACAGCACCACTGATCCGCAAGGATGTCCTACATGGGAAAATGGGAAGGCGACAATATTCCACAAGTACAAGGGCCGAGTTCAGTTCTTCGGGCTCAATGGTTCCCTCATTCTCTGGGACCTGCAGCTGAATGATACTGGCAGTTATCGGGTCGTACTCACAAGTACTGGGAACATCACTGAAAAGCAAATCAGGGTGACAATCACAGAGACTCCAATATCTTCAGGTAGGTGCAACTCCAAAGCTTTTAAATGTGCCTAAAATTAACTTTGATAGGACTTTCTGTTTGGAATAATCACCAGAACTTCAGGGGCTGCCCTTGAATTCATAGTACTACTGGGCTGTGTTCCCTGATGGGCTGTTCTGTGCTTATGTTGGCCATAATCCAGTTATTTTATCATTACAGACGCACAAAAGATGCCCAACTTGGAAACCATCATTATCCGCACTATTCTCTGTTTCTGTGTTGTATTTGTGTTGGTTTTTCTTATCATACGGTGTGAATGCCAGCCTGCCAGCCAAATGGACAGATGCACAACTTGCCCAACACAGGGATGGACACACACTATTGTTTCATTTGTTCAGACCTCCAGCCCAAGAGAGGAGATAGACAGAGAGTGATACTTTGGAGTAACCAAATTGTGCACTAAGGCCTCCCATGGGAATCTCAGAACTGTAGGATTAGCAATATCAATATATAGTGAGTGTTGTGTATGTATTGGCCCATGTTGTGCAATAGAGATATTTTACATTTGCTGTGTGTGTCATCCAGAACAACtggtttacatacatttatatatcttgataaaggtctgcATGCCACAATAAACTTTTTCCCACACTTTAACTTTTTGTGCCACTTCTTTGATTATATATGGTgaaaaaatgtaccccctgttgtaaaatatagagatattataagtcacagaggagctccatgaccatataaaggctgaaggctgagtgctttcaTTCAGGTCATGGAACCTTGAGGTGACTGCTAAGGccaatgccacacggggctgattcttctggcatcagcctcctaccttgcttgCGCCCACAAGCATTGTCTCCACCCTCGGCAAAGAAACATAAGATTTTACATTTCAGAGCCGATATCCGCCGTGTGTCCCTGTACCCGGGGTGGAGACAATGCTTGCGGGTgtaggcaaggtaggaggctgagaatcagccctgtgtggcagtagTGTAACTTggttgtgcccatacacagcccattAATTCTCATTGCAGGGTATTTCCATCCCTGCTCTATAAAATTGTAGCTGAGCTTTCAGGGGAGGACAGACCTTCCATACAAGCCATTCCCCCAACCTGTTTAAGCCCCTGCCAAGCTCCGTTCCCTTTTACCAACTCTGGGACCCCTATGAACTATAAGTCACTGAGAGTCagacaccccccacccccaggaaAGGCCTTATAGTAACCTTCAGTTCAGCGCTACATCAATTCTGCTATGTTTCTAATTAGATTGGACTGATCCAAAGGGCAAGAGTATCCCTGCAAGTGGGAGATCATTGGAATTGGGCTTGAACTTACAAGGAGTCTCTATAAATACACTACATATTCCTGCCAAACTGTACTTAGTACGGGAGAATGCATATGCTAGAATAGATTTGTGGCTGTTCCCACTGAATTGGGCTTAGTCCCAAGAAACACCTACAGTGGCACAGATTTATAGTATGTGGTTCAATTTGTTCTGTAaattttagggtttatttctgCTGCTGCTATTCCTACCAAatcatatgatctgccatttttaCCTGTTGATTCCTAATAGTGATACAATAGTGATTCCCTGTTTGCTTCTTGATTGGGGATTAATATACCAgactattgtacaggtatgggacctgggacTTTCTGGtttaggggtctttctgcaatactgttttattattacagagaaaagggaatcatttaaccattaaataaacccaatagggctgttctgcccccaataaggggtaattatttcttagctgggatcaagtacaggtactgttttattattacagagaaaagggaatcatttaaccattaaataaacccaatagggctgttctgccccaataaggggtaattatatcttagttgggatcaagtacaggtactgttttattattacagagaaaagggaatcatttaaccattaaataaacccaatagggctgttctgcccccaataaggggtaattatatcttagttgggatcaagtacaggtactgttttattattacagagaaaagggaatcatttaaccatgaaatacagtgccccccatacacagtgctcccaattgccaccatagacagtaccccccatagacagaagaggaaggtgagggtgttgtgcaactacacctctcttgctgctatgcagaaaaatgaaagcagagggcgccagaggttcttgcaaataacaaaataataagtgtttattgaacatcgacagggttactcacaatacagcttcagaggccagtggtacaggcaacacatactgAGTGTATatgcagactggcaggaatctcacttta from Xenopus tropicalis strain Nigerian chromosome 8, UCB_Xtro_10.0, whole genome shotgun sequence encodes:
- the LOC100492080 gene encoding uncharacterized protein LOC100492080, producing MGSKAIQGNAYCAIIPFFLGATAAHELITYENATSGTIGQSVLLPISYRLARQFASYTIQWETGNWTILYYRVTNSTTDPQGCPTWENGKATIFHKYKGRVQFFGLNGSLILWDLQLNDTGSYRVVLTSTGNITEKQIRVTITETPISSDAQKMPNLETIIIRTILCFCVVFVLVFLIIRCECQPASQMDRCTTCPTQGWTHTIVSFVQTSSPREEIDRE